A genomic stretch from Merismopedia glauca CCAP 1448/3 includes:
- a CDS encoding sodium-dependent bicarbonate transport family permease — translation MNGSLIISNFLNPPVLFFFLGMIAVFVKSDLEIPPPVPKLLSLYLLFAIGFKGGVELIKSGITQEVIYTMLAAMLMACFVPVYSFFILKAKLDVYDAAAIAATYGSISAVTFITAGSFLNELGISYDGYMVAALALMESPAIIVGLILVSLFTKDQGEREFSWPEVLQEAFLNSSVFLLVGSLVIGVLTGEHGWQVLQPFAQGLFYGMLTFFLLDMGLVAARRIKDLQKTGFFLISFAILMPIVNATIGLGIAKFIGMGQGNALLFAVLCASASYIAVPAAMRLTVPEANPSLYVSTALAVTFPFNIIVGIPLYLYAINLMWS, via the coding sequence ATGAATGGTAGTCTCATTATTTCTAATTTCCTCAATCCCCCTGTCTTGTTTTTCTTCCTGGGAATGATCGCCGTTTTTGTGAAGTCAGATTTGGAGATTCCGCCACCAGTACCCAAACTTCTATCGCTTTATCTGCTATTTGCGATCGGCTTTAAAGGGGGTGTAGAACTAATCAAAAGTGGAATTACCCAAGAAGTCATTTACACCATGCTAGCAGCCATGTTAATGGCTTGTTTTGTCCCTGTTTACAGCTTTTTTATTCTCAAAGCCAAACTAGATGTTTATGATGCAGCAGCTATAGCCGCAACTTATGGATCGATTAGTGCTGTCACTTTTATCACTGCTGGTTCGTTCTTAAACGAATTGGGAATTAGTTATGATGGTTATATGGTGGCTGCTTTGGCTTTGATGGAATCTCCAGCTATTATTGTAGGTCTGATTTTAGTGAGTTTATTTACCAAAGATCAGGGAGAACGAGAATTTTCTTGGCCCGAAGTATTACAAGAAGCTTTTTTAAATAGTTCTGTCTTTTTGTTAGTCGGTAGCTTGGTAATCGGGGTTTTAACTGGCGAACACGGTTGGCAAGTACTTCAACCCTTTGCTCAAGGACTATTCTACGGAATGCTCACGTTCTTCTTACTAGACATGGGATTAGTCGCAGCTAGAAGAATTAAAGACTTACAAAAAACTGGGTTTTTCTTAATCTCTTTTGCCATCTTGATGCCCATAGTTAATGCCACAATTGGATTAGGGATCGCCAAATTTATTGGCATGGGTCAAGGAAATGCTCTACTGTTTGCTGTGTTGTGTGCAAGTGCATCTTACATTGCAGTGCCTGCGGCGATGCGTTTGACTGTACCAGAAGCTAATCCTAGTTTGTATGTTTCTACAGCGTTAGCAGTTACTTTCCCCTTCAATATTATTGTGGGAATTCCCCTTTATTTATACGCTATTAACCTGATGTGGAGCTAA
- the rph gene encoding ribonuclease PH, translating to MSWQRPDGRSWDQLRPVSFLPGFSQFASSSVIAQSGNTQVLCNVSIQPKVPKFLEGSGKGWLTAEYRMLPAATHQRQERELMKLSGRTQEIQRLIGRSLRAALDLEALGEMTIIVDADVLQADAGTRTTAINGGYVALAQAIGKLVELGKLERSPLRRQIAAISIGLVEGQPLLDLDYPEDVAADVDLNIVMSDRLEIIELQGTAESNSFSRTQLNQILDLAEIGIKQILQFQIQAAPDGVIGN from the coding sequence ATGTCGTGGCAGCGTCCAGACGGCAGATCTTGGGATCAACTGCGTCCAGTCAGTTTTTTGCCAGGTTTTAGCCAATTTGCTTCTAGTTCCGTGATTGCTCAAAGTGGCAATACTCAGGTTTTATGTAACGTTAGCATCCAACCTAAAGTACCCAAATTTTTAGAAGGAAGTGGTAAAGGTTGGTTAACAGCAGAGTATAGGATGCTACCAGCAGCCACCCATCAACGTCAAGAGAGAGAATTGATGAAGCTTTCGGGACGTACCCAAGAAATCCAACGTTTGATTGGAAGGAGTTTGCGTGCGGCTTTGGATTTAGAAGCTTTGGGAGAAATGACGATTATTGTCGATGCAGATGTTTTGCAAGCTGATGCAGGAACTAGAACCACTGCGATTAACGGGGGATATGTTGCCTTAGCCCAAGCCATTGGTAAACTAGTCGAGTTAGGTAAACTAGAGCGATCGCCTCTACGCCGTCAAATCGCAGCTATTTCTATTGGATTGGTGGAAGGACAGCCTTTACTAGATTTAGATTATCCCGAAGATGTCGCGGCTGATGTCGATCTTAATATTGTCATGAGCGATCGCCTAGAAATTATTGAATTGCAGGGAACAGCAGAATCCAACAGTTTTAGCCGCACTCAATTGAATCAAATTCTCGATTTAGCCGAAATTGGAATTAAACAAATACTCCAATTTCAAATTCAAGCTGCACCAGATGGGGTAATAGGTAATTGA